One window of Caldisericia bacterium genomic DNA carries:
- a CDS encoding Hsp20/alpha crystallin family protein, which yields MAIRRWEPWDIDIFSDFEKLRREIDRMFEEFIPLRREREITFRPSIDLIETDNEVILKAELPGLKKDNIEITVTEDEVHLKGEKKEETETKKENYLRKEICYGKFERVISLPAEVDPEKVEAEFKDGVLEIKMPKKEEAKRKIKKIELK from the coding sequence ATGGCAATTAGAAGATGGGAACCATGGGACATTGATATCTTTTCAGACTTCGAAAAATTAAGAAGAGAAATTGATAGAATGTTTGAAGAGTTTATACCTTTAAGAAGAGAAAGAGAAATTACTTTCAGACCCAGTATTGACCTAATTGAAACAGATAATGAAGTAATTCTTAAGGCTGAACTCCCAGGTCTTAAGAAAGATAACATTGAAATCACAGTAACAGAGGATGAAGTTCATCTAAAAGGAGAAAAGAAAGAAGAAACTGAAACCAAAAAAGAGAATTACTTAAGAAAAGAGATCTGTTATGGTAAATTTGAAAGAGTTATCTCACTTCCAGCAGAAGTTGATCCAGAAAAAGTAGAAGCAGAATTTAAAGACGGTGTTTTAGAAATTAAAATGCCTAAAAAAGAAGAGGCTAAAAGAAAAATTAAGAAAATTGAATTAAAATAA
- a CDS encoding PAS domain S-box protein, with protein MELKKKFEDSLKESFEKFKSFFYNHPEALVFVDDKGFIIDINPKFTEIFGFTLDDLKGKNINDTFFVPEELKDEGKKLDEIALKTGYVNFETKRKRKDGTVIPVSISGSPIIINGEIKGIIGLYIDLSEKKRREEELKFLSTHDTLTGLYNKAFFEEKFNIEKERAKRYNEKLAILFVDLYEFKYINDKYGHSFGDIVLKEIAKKFEKNLRKYDLIARAGGDEFLILVTNIKDIDCLISITKRFINNIFDNLIINEIKVDTGVNIGISIYPDDGEELDELIKKADMAMYHAKSIGKNIFSFYSKELNIESKISEPRKIERKFESIFNNIPIGIIVFEKNRIINFVNKKGEEILGYEREEIIGKDIKELFNIKYDEKLEEFFENKLSEYKLEIEYKNKENIKILNLTFYLIFDKDYNLYYYLLTINDITKEKFLTHELKREKDFSLILLDNIEAIVTIEDLDGNILYINKKGEEILGYEREEIIGKSWVDYFTPEYYKDKLKIFYDKLKKGEIEEVKVNINPIKSKNGEEKIILWKNSFILDQKGEKKLLSSGIDITKELKFQKALREKEELLNKILDTSDEIIFIKDINGKYIYVNETFSKKFDLPINEIINKSDFDLFSENEAKKIKEIDKSVIESKNKITTEDVLTINNKTHIFRTTKSPIFDDSGNVIGIAGFAEDITQLKQKEKEIENLIGALNEELYIQNKIRKIINMLISQKNLDELLKLFIKEIEDIVKSDCSDIALIEGMRVKTKIYKGFEKYGIENFIKNLEIDINDSPSNLLVLENKKPLIINDTSKDKTLSCLVKIPIIKSFMNIPIIVGDKVIGFLRLVSEKENAFSQRDAERLLILAGSLGLAIENIRNLEKVNKFLNQILHLIDKIAELKDPYTHGHQEKVNKLAVQIGEKLKLSHDEIENLKIASLIHDIGKLILPFEILTKPSKLTEKEYEIIKEHPRYGYELIKDFDLPEEIKLAILQHHERLNGSGYPFGLKDDEILLEARIIAVCDVFEAMTSHRPYRPAYSVEDALKELKENKGILYDPQVVDALIELYNEGKLV; from the coding sequence ATGGAATTAAAGAAAAAGTTTGAGGATAGTTTAAAAGAAAGTTTTGAAAAGTTTAAAAGTTTTTTTTATAATCATCCTGAAGCACTTGTTTTTGTTGATGACAAGGGTTTTATTATTGATATTAATCCAAAGTTTACTGAAATTTTTGGATTTACTTTAGATGATCTTAAAGGCAAAAATATAAATGATACTTTTTTTGTTCCAGAAGAGTTGAAAGATGAAGGAAAAAAACTTGATGAGATTGCTCTAAAAACTGGATATGTAAATTTTGAAACAAAAAGAAAAAGGAAAGATGGAACAGTTATTCCTGTCTCTATATCTGGTTCCCCAATTATTATAAATGGTGAAATAAAAGGAATCATTGGCCTTTATATTGATTTATCTGAGAAAAAAAGAAGAGAAGAAGAATTAAAATTTCTCTCAACTCATGACACACTTACAGGTTTATATAACAAAGCCTTTTTTGAGGAAAAATTTAATATTGAAAAAGAAAGAGCAAAAAGATATAATGAAAAACTTGCAATTTTATTTGTTGATTTATATGAGTTTAAATATATAAATGATAAGTATGGACATAGTTTCGGTGATATAGTTTTAAAAGAAATTGCAAAAAAATTTGAAAAGAATTTAAGAAAATATGATTTAATTGCAAGAGCAGGTGGAGATGAATTTTTAATTCTCGTAACGAATATCAAAGATATAGACTGTTTAATATCAATTACAAAAAGGTTTATAAACAATATTTTTGATAATCTAATTATAAATGAAATTAAAGTTGATACTGGAGTGAATATTGGAATATCAATATATCCAGATGATGGAGAAGAATTGGATGAACTGATTAAGAAGGCAGATATGGCCATGTATCATGCAAAATCTATTGGAAAAAATATTTTTTCTTTTTATTCAAAAGAGTTAAATATTGAATCTAAAATTTCAGAACCAAGAAAAATAGAGAGAAAATTTGAATCAATTTTCAATAATATTCCAATTGGAATAATTGTTTTTGAAAAAAATAGAATAATAAATTTTGTGAATAAAAAGGGAGAGGAGATTTTAGGGTATGAAAGAGAGGAAATAATTGGGAAAGATATAAAAGAGTTATTTAACATTAAATATGATGAAAAGTTAGAAGAATTTTTTGAAAATAAATTAAGCGAATACAAATTAGAAATAGAATATAAAAATAAAGAAAACATTAAAATTTTAAATTTAACTTTTTACCTAATTTTCGATAAAGATTATAATTTATATTACTATCTTCTCACTATAAACGATATAACAAAAGAAAAATTTTTAACTCATGAATTAAAAAGAGAGAAAGACTTTTCATTAATTTTACTTGATAACATTGAAGCAATAGTAACGATTGAAGATTTAGATGGTAATATCTTGTACATAAATAAAAAGGGAGAGGAGATTTTAGGGTATGAAAGAGAGGAAATAATTGGGAAAAGTTGGGTTGATTATTTTACACCAGAATATTATAAAGATAAATTGAAGATATTTTATGATAAATTAAAAAAAGGAGAAATTGAAGAAGTAAAAGTTAATATAAATCCTATTAAATCAAAAAATGGAGAAGAGAAAATTATCTTATGGAAAAATAGTTTTATATTGGATCAAAAAGGAGAAAAGAAATTACTCTCATCTGGTATTGATATAACAAAAGAGTTAAAATTCCAAAAAGCATTAAGAGAAAAGGAAGAACTATTAAATAAAATATTAGATACATCTGATGAGATAATTTTTATAAAAGATATAAATGGAAAATATATATATGTAAATGAAACATTTTCAAAAAAGTTTGATCTTCCTATAAACGAAATAATTAACAAATCTGACTTTGATTTATTTAGTGAAAATGAAGCAAAGAAAATTAAAGAAATTGATAAAAGTGTAATAGAAAGTAAAAATAAAATAACTACAGAAGATGTCTTAACTATAAATAACAAAACTCATATATTCAGAACAACTAAATCTCCAATTTTTGATGATTCTGGAAATGTAATAGGTATTGCTGGTTTTGCAGAAGATATAACTCAATTAAAACAGAAAGAGAAAGAAATTGAAAATTTAATTGGAGCATTAAATGAAGAGTTGTATATTCAAAATAAAATAAGAAAAATAATAAACATGCTTATTTCTCAAAAGAATTTAGATGAATTATTAAAATTATTTATTAAGGAAATTGAAGATATTGTTAAATCAGATTGTTCAGATATTGCATTAATTGAAGGAATGAGAGTAAAAACTAAAATTTATAAAGGGTTTGAGAAATATGGTATTGAAAATTTCATTAAAAATTTAGAAATTGACATTAACGACTCTCCTTCAAATCTTTTGGTTTTAGAAAATAAAAAACCATTAATTATAAATGATACCTCAAAAGACAAAACATTGTCATGTTTAGTAAAAATACCAATTATAAAGTCTTTCATGAATATCCCCATCATTGTTGGGGATAAAGTAATAGGTTTTTTGAGATTAGTAAGTGAAAAAGAAAATGCGTTTTCTCAAAGAGATGCAGAAAGATTATTAATTCTTGCAGGATCATTAGGTTTAGCAATTGAAAATATAAGAAATTTAGAAAAAGTAAATAAATTTTTAAATCAAATTCTTCATTTAATTGACAAAATTGCCGAATTAAAAGATCCCTATACTCATGGACACCAAGAAAAGGTAAATAAACTTGCAGTTCAAATAGGTGAGAAGTTAAAATTAAGTCATGATGAAATTGAAAATTTAAAAATTGCATCGCTCATCCATGATATTGGAAAACTAATTCTTCCCTTTGAAATCTTAACAAAACCATCAAAACTAACTGAAAAGGAGTATGAAATTATTAAAGAACATCCAAGATATGGTTATGAACTTATTAAAGATTTTGATTTACCTGAAGAGATAAAATTAGCAATTCTTCAACATCATGAAAGGTTAAATGGTTCAGGATATCCTTTTGGTTTAAAAGATGATGAAATTCTTCTTGAAGCAAGAATAATTGCTGTTTGTGATGTTTTTGAAGCAATGACTTCACATAGACCATATAGACCAGCATATAGTGTGGAGGATGCTTTAAAAGAGTTAAAAGAAAATAAAGGAATTTTATATGACCCTCAAGTTGTTGATGCTTTAATTGAACTTTACAATGAAGGCAAATTAGTTTAA
- a CDS encoding phosphopantetheine-binding protein, which produces MNKEKIKEKILDILINGVHIKRAKVLAKENPKFIEDLEMDSLNILDLIERVEKEFNIEVMDEDLEKLSDLNSVVEYLYKKIGEPHG; this is translated from the coding sequence ATGAATAAAGAAAAAATTAAAGAAAAAATTCTTGATATTCTTATTAATGGTGTTCATATAAAAAGAGCAAAAGTTCTTGCAAAGGAAAATCCCAAATTTATTGAAGATCTTGAAATGGATTCATTAAATATCCTCGATTTGATTGAAAGGGTTGAAAAAGAGTTTAATATAGAGGTTATGGATGAAGATTTAGAAAAATTATCTGATTTGAATAGTGTTGTTGAGTATTTATATAAAAAAATTGGGGAACCCCATGGATAA